ATTGGATCTGTTTTAATAATGAGGGTTTTTGTCGTTGTATGTGATCTATCAATTAATTACGGTTTCACTGGCACCACCATTAATCAGCATTATCTCCACTCCACAGCGAAAAAGCAACATCCGAAAATCAGAAATATtcgaatttaaacaaaaaccgtCATTTTCATCGTGTTCGCTTGATTTAGATGGTTATGAGCATCGTATGAATTCATTTTACGATTGCTTTCACTTACGGATGCCTGGAGATTTAACCAAGACAACCGTTTATATTCCCAGCCAAATTATAATTAACCACTTTAGCGACTCATACGAAGTGTTGGTCTAATTAAGTTACCGTCGAAGTGTCGCATGGGTAATATGTGTGAGTTATAGTGAGAATAGTGAAGTTTTGCACATATTTGTGCTCCTGTAAGATTATCAATAAAGTAAAGCCATTTGAAGTCAGATAAGAGCTAAGGTCAGAAAGCAAAAACCACGTCATAGCAAGAAACACGATCAGACTGCTGCCGTGCTGTTATTGACAGCGCCGATCGAAATATACGAAATATTCGCCTCATGtagtcttatatagcaaaatgtatttcaaaactaatgaagtcCTAGAtcttatttcaatattttgaaaattagataaattgaagtagtagatttgatGAACTTTTTAAACCACCTGTGTAATGCTGAAATTTAGAACTACCGAGAATATTCATCATTTGGTTTGCTTACCTCATTGATGTCAATTGCTGCAGCACACACTTATCTCACATCAGAAATTACACCAACCGATTGTAgaaatttgagtaaaataaaattgaaactggCTGTTGTCGAGCAATTTTCCGCCCGAACATCTACCGAAGGGGTCTCATTACCTAGGTTGTGTGGTTCTTTAGAGGAAACCAGAtcatttattccatttttttcgtcttcgtaTCTTGCTGTTGTTCCAAGTGTTGTTTGCATTCCTGTTTCTTGTTCaagcttttttttaagaatttcttaACGATGCTGTTACCATCgtagtaacaaaaaaaagaaccccATCACTCTCTCAAGCATCCTTACATCCATCTTCCATTACCCTTTTTAATTTTGGTGTTACAGTCAATTTGTATACTTAACATAAATCTGAAACCACTGACTCCAACATTATTTTGCAGTAAAACAAGTCGTTTATACTTGAACCAAAACTCCACTACAAAGCATAAATCGgcaagttgtttttttttcctcttttcgtcgaaacaaaaaatcttttgtataaatttgtaattttttatcaTCTCCATCTGGTTATGTTAAAGTATTCATGAACTTCAAATTGACCAgttacagaaaatgtatggctTTGAGTGCATTCGAAAGAGAAATTGCTGTGCTAgccagaataaaaaaaaatccgagcGAAAAAAACGTAGAACAAATTTATGTCGTTGAGCTTTTTGTTCTTATGAAACGTATGGATTATGAATATTATGGTTTATGGAAATGGGAGTCTATTGATTTATAGTTATGGAAGGAGATAATTTATATTAATGCATGGTGTAGTAGGTGCTCAGTATATGCATGcatcaactttttttatgCATCAACGTTTTCCCCAGTCTTCAGAGTAAAACTGCCAAGTTTGACCggtatacaaaagaaaaatttggattagGCGTCTTTCGCGTCGCTATGTGTACGAGCAGTAACCCTAGCTATAAGTGCCTATattcacgaaaatattttcacgaattttctcaaatttttgcgatttgaaaatttgaaaaaatcgtgaaaatttgagaaaattcgtgaaaatattttcgcgaatataggtaCTGCTAGTTATACATAGCGCAACGaaggagacctaattcaaaatttttgttttgttcttcATCAAGTTGGACAGTATAACAAGGTTAACttaggtctctttcgcgtCGCTATGTACAGCTGCAGTTACTTTTATTATCATAAATTATCCCAATCAAATATTCAATCAGCGAAAGTGTAACTCAGTTTCTCCAATCATccattgttcgaaaatttcgatcgaaaattccaagaaaaaaaaaattatttcccgttATTCGATTCGCAAAACCCCAATGGTAAAACTGCATAGTGCATATCACAAAAATCAGATCTGGATTGAAATATTGATTTGATTCCCGGTACCTCTCAATCATAAATGTATAATATTCCATCCTCTTCCTGCAAATTAAAGCCTCTAACCTAAATTCCATCAAAACTATCTGAATTTTCTATCAGACAGAAAGCGTTATAACCATTTCGAACAAAAGAACATGAAGAAGATTGATGTTGACACGAGATTTGTATAGACTTCTTGAACGAGAGAGTGAGAGTAATTGAATACTGGTTAGATGTGGAAGCAATGATGCAATTGCAACGTGAATATATATGTTTCTGTTTATTATATATCTCTACAAAACAATATTGTCTCTCCCAAAGGGAATAAAATgtaaggaaaatttgaaaattttgaaaacaagtgaaaaatacatttgctTTCTGTAAATAATATTAGATGTTAGAAGGGAAATgtaatcaaaaatgtatttatgtcTATGTATAACAAAACAGCCATACACTACAACCACCCACATTGCATTATACACAACACATCCGCACACAAACACACTTTCCACCATCTTAAAAGGAGCTTTtatatcaaattcaattttcgtgaaatgaTACAAGATTGCTTTTACAGCGATCATGAATGATTTTGAAGGAAAATAGCACACATGACGTGATGGCTCCATTGTTTCTCCGGGATATCAATTTCCACAAAgaaatattacatttttttccagttattttttggtgtgttctCTGTGCATATCCATAACTTAGATATAATAATATTCGACATCGGCACAATATTCcatctattttttttcataacatCACCTAATTCACCTATCTTATGTTTTAGTCAATATTTTACATGCCATTCAAAAGAtatttgtatttaaatttttttgtttgttttttttctgtttttttattgtgcgTCTTAGATTTATATAAAAAGGAGGAAAACATCCAGGGATCACTAGGTCGTCGCATCAGCTATAAACCTACAAAGTGTATGTCCCACAAGCTCAAGAAAATTATATCAAGAAAATTCTCAACTTTGAAAAAATCTTGATATCTGAAGAAAAGCTTACTACTGTTATATGGCCTTTACTATTCGCACACGAGTGCGAATATTCAATTgtgagactattcgcacactAGTGCGAATATTCAATTGTGATACCgtagatgctattggcaggccaTTTCACCTGCCAATAGCCTGTGTAAAAGagaaaatgctattggcaggcgcctgccaatagcctcCGTAAGAGAGAAAACACTATTCACAGGCAAGTTCGCATGCCAATAGCATTTTGTATAAAGAGAGCATTTTGGTAgccgcctgccaatagcatatttagtaataatttggctattggcaggcgcctgcgaatcatattgtaaaagggaaaataagTTACTTTTGTTCAATGTTGTAAatagtttttttattttataccaCTATCTTGAtgatacagtgaacgacatctcaaatgtctcactgtcaaatttttctgagaattttattgtgtcattgcaaatgttgcaaattcacaatgaaattctctgaaaaaaatgacagtgagacatttgagatgtcgttcactttATATCAAGAGTCTTGCTGTAGGCATCGctatcttgatatatcaagattgtTGCTATGGGCATATCACTAATACGAATTTctgacaatttattttaaaaaaataattgaaagagAACAACCGTTCGATTCAAAGAGTTCGAAGAGTGTATAGTTCGATTTGAAATCAGTTAACCAAAATCGGTTGACATGAAGCGGAgatatacatttttaaaattgtgattttgtaTGGATAGTTAAACATTCTGAGATAATTGAGATGGCGCTCGTTCCTGATCTGATATCTGATCAAAACTCTCTTctaaactctttttttttaatctgtgTGAAATTTTCTGCCTATCAATTTTAAGGGAAGTTCATGAAAAGCGACATAGTCAAGACAAATAAATTCACCTTTTgtcataacaaacatttttatttcaaattataaaacTCGTAAAAAGGTAAGGATTAATTAAAGATAACAGTCACTAATGCGTAAAAGTATGTCCATTAAGCACATGAGCAAGAGCTTGAACGTGTTCCTGCATTGCCAACCGTACATAATGGTCCACCAGCTGCACCTCCAGCACCACCGAACGCACCAATACATCCGTTTCCACCTTGTCCACCTTTAGCGCAACTACCAGCAGTTCCAGTTCCGGTTGCAGCCCCTCCGGCACCACCAGCTCCTCCAGCTCCACCTGCTTTGCCAGCAACAGCTCCAGGTCCACCTTTTCCACCAACTCCTCCTTTACCACCATTGAAATTGGTACCTGAAAAGTTTAAGAGTCCAATTTATAAAGTTTCAAATACTTTTGTTGCACTGACTGATAAGAAAAGTAATTAATTCTGCGTCATATTTATGTTTGGTTTCTCGAAAAAGttataattacaaaataaaaacagttcGACGGAAATTAattagtaaaaataaaatctgccAAAATTTCTTACCAGTCGCAGCACCACCGACTCCACCGGATCCTCCAGTTCCAGCTGCTCCTGCATTAGGAGCTTGGGCACATCCACCTTTACctattttaataaacaaacattaaatatttgatctttttttggtaattttaggttttaaatttttctttttagatAAACTTTATCGAAACATTTCTGTTATAATGTTTAAATATAAATGATTAAATAAATACCTCCGACTCCACCAACTCCTCCTGCCGATCCAGTAGGCTGTCCTATTCCTCCTACACCTCCATTACCACCTGCACCTCCAGCTCCAGCATTTAATCCAGACGAACCACCATTTCCACCAGCTCCTCCGCTAAAGCCAGGTGAAGAACTTCCAGCACCTCCAATGCCTCCTGAACCTCCAGCACCACCAGCTCCACTTCCATCACCATTACCTCCTTTTCCACCTGGACATCCAGGACATCCAACAAGTCCATTTACGCCATTTATGCCTGCACCACCTGCAGCGTTACTACCAATTCCtgcatttaatccatttatcGCTGCTCCAGAAGCACATACTTGAGAGCATGCTGCATCTGAAGAGGTAATATAGATTCCGCTAATAGCCAAGAAAAGAACCAACAAAGAACCACTCATCGTGAATcgtaattttatcgaaaagaaTTATTTAGTATGTTGTACGTGTTTGAACACTTATCACCAACTTGATAACATTCAAAGAAATTTCGGATCTTATATAGGTTTGGATTGATCGAATTGTCAGTCAAAAAAGCTGTTCTCTCATTGTACAGTCTGTAAAGAACATATTTCTTGCTTTAATATtgattaattaaatattttataaacgTATATGCATTCAATATGCCAACGTAAACAGaactaaaattaatttgcacGCGCTATATTTGGGTCCATTTTTATTGTCAAATAAGTCAAACGTAAGtaaatattattgaaaaattacagAAAGTGACTAATATAACGCGTGAGAATATAATTGGGAATTTTAAgcaattatcaaattaaattttccttttctaaAATTTACGAATCCTTTAAGTACTTTATctcattttaaattataatgAAACTCCAAATAAGTTTCCTTCCAGAATATACTAGCTGACTAAacgcataaatttgcttcagaatCATATTGGTTTATAGTTAGTTGATTGTACCATGTACCCTCTTCAAAACAGCCTGGACTGGTTcacaatacaaaaattttcgaaaagttcCATTTGAAGTAGCCTCAAAATATTGTAAAggctttaatttaaaaatttgaattttgttagctttaattaatttttttcagaattttagaATAATTCTTTCCGGTCtaagaaaaatctttgaaGTGTGTTTGACTTTTTTGAACTTTCACTGCAgcatgtaattttttttgatccaATAAATATAGTAGACCTAAGACCTAAGCTCTCTAATGATACCATACAAGCCACAGAGATATGGCATATGTGAAGGAGCAGTCATTTTACCCACTTGAATGCAAAGTAGACATGTTACTCTCGAGTATGGACAAAATGAGTAAAATTTTAAGCACTCTCCGTCAAATGATAATGGCTTGAATGGTACCACAACAAAGCTTAGGATTAAGACTGAGTGTTgcttttttgattgaatcaaaaatatttacacacaAGTAGAAGGTGTAGTCAAAGTTCAAAGGCAGCAATATACacttcaacaatatttttcttctaacggaaaaaattattctaaaattctgaaaaaaaaataatttaacgtTTGTTCTCACACAATATTTTGAGGCTACTGCAGATGGAGcctttcgtaaatttttgcattttgaaCCAGTCTATTGGAAAAACATAACGTACAACCGAGAAACTTGTTCAACTAATATAGATAGTAAAGCATAAATGCAGAAATCCTAGAGACTTACAGTACCAATTTGGAAATGTTCATCTTctctattttgaaattttattatgtcACGCCTGAAGTTCATTCTTACATCCAAATCTATTCGcctcaatttcattttgcttagTTGTTGCTAATTCTGTTGTCTTATTTGATCAGCATTAGTTTACCAGAAACGATCCATTtgttaaaagtgaaaaatagaCTAACTTTATTGAACATTTGCGTCAAGGTAGTACGTTGGTGCGCTAGAACATAAagccaaaatacactgaaaattttctatacAGTGACCGAATCACAACATATTATTCAAAAGCTTGtgtaatttttggttttagctAGTTTCATCAAAAAACCGGCTTGATGAACAAAACACAAGCAATTATGATTTGGACCttgtgacaattttatttcctgaTTTCTTGCAAATACTATAAAGCTTCAGAATTAATGCTGACACTTCTGATGATATTCAAGTGggcaatagtattttacacaGATGATTTTCGTACTGTTAGCCCGaacgaaaattgaacattATGTCGTACGCCAAGTAATTAATGGATTTGAATTATAGATGTTTCGTGGTGCCAGTTGAACGAAACCGAACCGCTCTGATAAACCTTTTTACATAACTTTAAGTTATATGCTTCCCAGATTACGAGGAACGAAAGCAAAAGCGAAGGGCGATACTTTTTTGTGTAACTTAACATCATTAAATAGCATATCTCCGATATGTCAGGATCTATTGAATAGATGTCAAAGTCAGTCtcggtgcttgacagtgctaTCGTTTAGCTCAAAactcataaatttttatatccgttcagggaaaaaaaagttgatcaaaatcggttcagtagtTCCTGAGATATTTAAGATATGTCATTTAGTGATGTTGCCCTCGATATGATAGTCCATGGTTTGTTCTTCTGACCTATCTACTATTTGTCAAGTGTTATTTTTGCTTTCGATCAGCGAAATTGACCTAAAAAGCTTTATGCAACAATATATGATAATACACTTtactgtcatctgttattgacactGACTACAAAATTAagcgacaacaacaaaaaccaacTGATCAAGTAAGATATTTCTTCAACGTTGAAAATAGATGTGAGCGAGCTTAAAATCCCGTTTAAAACACACGGTAAGTAAACTAAACCAGGCAGAAGCGGTTCATTTCACGGatctaatacactgtatgagaATGACCACTGACATAAATTAGCAAATTCGCAAAAATAGGGCTgctagataattcaggtctcTAGTCAATTCAAGCGCTCCTGACTGGTTTaatttactctgccgtgatacGAGGTATCGAAAACGTGTTTCGACCAAAATTGTCTTTGTTCTTTGATGCttaacgaaactttttttagcTGAGCATATCGCTAAGCACGCATTGCTCTTAAGAGTGAGATATCGTAAAACGATAAACGTAGAAATGCGTTTCGGGACTTAAAAATAACCAACATTTCCACATGTAAATGCCAATACTAGTCGATGTAGCTAATTCGTATGGAGTGTGGACATTTGGTTCTATCTCCTAGCCTGCATACGAATACTATACACCCCCACTTATACAGTTACCATCAGTAAATTTGcccaaattattttcaataaagcCACCCATCACATAATAAAATGTTCCACTTccaataaagaaaataattaaaaattagtcACGAAACGTTTTCAACGAATTTAACGGCATGAATTTCTTATGCAAATCCTTGGGTATTTTCTCTTCTCCTTTTTTTCCCTCCttttaatataaaacaaacgaacattttcatttcgaattaCTCGCAAGTAAATAATTTGTCTAACATTTTCGCAATTATATTATTTTCCCTTCGTCAATTCGCTTCCTTATTATTTTTACGCTCCTGTATCTGGTTTGTAACCGTTTTGTATATATAGCATGAAATAATCGCGCCGAATATTTAGGtcggttctttttttttgtgtgtgctaCTTTGCTGGAGACTCTCAATTCTTATTTCTCTAATATAACCACCCCGTGTTCCTAGACATCTAACAATATAAACATCTCTAACCAGTTACGTATTATATAGGTGGATGTATACATTATACGGCAAAGAATGATATATAGGAAAGtctttttattgtttcttcTCATTCACCATTCCATTCTTCGTAATGTGTGTATATCTACCGCCTAAAGACAAATATTTCCACCACCCTGGCCTTATTTGCTATTctattattttcctttttcctctctctctctaaaaaaaagaaaaacgaaaaaagcagaacaaataaaacaatttccacGGTGTAATGATTTGCATAAAGGAAACTGACAACACATTACTtctattatttcaatttcaatttcaaatgattttctgcaactttaagtaaattaaatttcggatCGCTTAACACACACCCTCATATCAGTCAAATGCATTGTATATACGTAAATTAGGTAAACTCGGTCAATTTGAAACGTAAACGACAACCCATCGTACAGATTCTGTAGTACAGAATGGAATAGGGAAATTGCAATAAACCAATTGTATCGTTTTCTAGTGCAACAGTCCACACCAAAAGAGGAATTTGCTGTTATTAGATTCGTGTTACAAGCAAAAACAGTGATAAATGAGTTACCTTATAATGGCCTACATTGTCACAGCTCAACATCTATTACAGGTTTGATTATTGGACAGACGATTACAGTAGAATAACTACAGTTAGTTTCTATGAAAGAATAAAACTCCTGAGTTCATTTACAAAGTAAGTTTCTGAGTCAGGTAGCTAAGTTACCATATTTGACCTGGTTTATAAATGGTgaatcactggttaatcagTAATAGTAAGCAACCTCTTGCCTAAAACCTGACTTAACAATTTTGACCTAACCTGAATTAACCTGAGCCCTGATTTTACCTGAAAAAGTGTAACCTAAGACCTAACCCGACTTGGCAAGTTTTCAGATTACCCGTTTCTCTAAATAAGAATTTTCCATTGATTTACTCTGatcaattttgatgaattcagAGCAGGCACGATTTCGACCTTATAAGCATGCAACTTAAACAACAATTACATGATTAGAAATTGCTAATATCACACAGCTTATTTACAAAAGTAATTACGTTGAAAATATGAAGCAAACCTTTAACATTAACGGGAATAGATTTCTTCCAAGGCCgatcaaaatgtcaatcgtcatccacagagaagccaacacaacctcactttgaagttttaacaaacaaacttgtttaagttgcggttatgtttgctccTGTGGATGAcgggtcggttgttttcggcctgtcaaaattcgtttttaccgtacgatggaagaaacctatggcTCGATGAATGTGAATGATTCGGCGGTCCCGCCTTCTTCATGTGGGTACTTTGGGAAAGTGCCTGTGGCggaaaaaaacaaggcatcagaacagtcggagcgtttgctgcgacttagccccgtacgacccgtaatcctatttcgttcgtaaccataatacgtccgtagccgtaatacgcccggaaccctaatacgtctacaaccctctaatgcgtctgttaccaaaatgcaagtcaagttgggcacggtcaaatttactgaaagtgttcatttttaaaattgcgcatagcgcaattacgaaagcccgtacgaagtacctctcaaataaaaccaacaatttacgatattattttctatttggtattcaattatctctcaaatgaaaccaaaactagcaaaatcggatgtgcaaaaaacacttagggccgagtagcggccttagtccaagggcccaaatttgaaacttttttcgccacgttcttttcggtattcaattaccttccataaaaaactaaatctggcaaaatcggatgagatttactcgatttatgtggaaaaaacacttagggccgagtaacgacctttgagccctaccaacaagctcgcgttgcatcctacacaaaaacaatgttcagcaactttgttctactcgtcaatacctttcatttgatatatcacaagcagctattgcgtgcgtatttcggtagatatcgtcgaaagactgaaaaacacctatagggccctagctctggaagggccgaccctaccatgcccattttcgaacttgaccttacttttgtcgataccaatcggggaaaaaaagaattttgaaaaaaggttgtgatttgctcaagctagaggggtcacggacggacggacggacattttttttattgcggattcgtaatctatgaacataaccaaatgctttgcccttactgtctgcttccaattcgacgtgttacaaacggcatattaatcttataagcccccagtacttcgtacggggctaaaaactagTCCACCTCTATTGCTTAGCCTAGTAAGgtcatttttctttctgtcaattttctcaattctggagctaccaactaccaaatacctgagctataaataggcaagcaggaagaatagttCCGTCGACATCCAGCATTGgaattcaactaccaaattatcgaattataaataggaaagcagcctaaataatttaatcagtcggtgtgcagctctcaaacagtaaacatttCTACCATACCTCTCTATTAACAAAAGATTCAAGCTTtaaatagatcattttcatgaccttgtaaatgTCAGACACGATCTGTcaactgtcagacatgtcgaaaaatatcgaatgaattgaacgaacgattttcatataaaaatcagtaaattgtaCGCAGTTATcgtcaattgattgaggttaaggactacttgacgaaaaattaagtggggttacgttgacaagtaccgtataatgaaaatgatctataggCAAGCAgatagaataatttcgtcagtcagTACacagttctcgaatagtaaacatctcttccaaaaatttcgtttgtaGTCAATTACAATCTTAGTAGTCAGCAACCAActtccaaattttcgaattgcattGTTacctgtgagctatcggttatcagataacagataattattatttgcctgatgttgatttgctcatggaggctttgcaattttgaatgtcaatccagttcacaactaccaactaccgacTAACACAACTACCAAAActaacaaactaaaaaaaatttggaacagcCAGACAAAGCGCccatagaagaaaaaagaccaaAAAAGCGGCAATGATCGTTCCACCAAAATGACCCGGGGTTCTATTATCATGTCAGACAAACTTCGTGTATTTCATTACAACTTCATAATTTGGATGGTTGAGGTATGTTTTGTGGCTATACAGACACACTGAACGTAcctaaatatgatgaatttgtATAGTACATAATGTCAATGTGACCTACACTTAGACGACATATTAGTTACGCGCCTAGTTTTCTTAATTTACATACTTCAAGGCGTGGTTCGAAAAATTCATGTTCAGTTGGTGGTCCagattgaacattttttacgGATGTAACAGATTCGTCGTCAGTGATGtgtcaaaacaaacaaacaagtaATGCACGACTAGCACCACTACCACTAAAAGATAAGGCGTTCGTGTCTACTTTACTGTAGACCTAGTTTAACTCGTAGCCATAACAAATATTCTTCATTAAAGAAGCAAACTATGATCCTGACTCTTGAGTCTAAAATGTTGGTTATTGCTGTTTATTATCCATTATAAGAAGCATtcgtaaaatgtaaatgaaattattgccAAAACAAAAGATTCGGGGTTGATGTTAAAACAGAAATAATTTATGTGAACCAAATGAATGGATAATTTTTCTTATCCTTTTAAACAGCCCAATGATTGGAATAAATTGATCGAAAATATCCAgcgcaattttcatttttctttattttacccagttattcaaacggaagagatttatgaaataatttttctttcagagaaaatgtaaaaaaaaattaaacataaaATCTGGTTTGTTTCAGATAACATGTGAAATTATGGTGGAATATGATAAAGCGATGGAAAACTTGGAATAATTTCAGTGTTGGACCTTTGATAAACGTCAAACATAATTCGGTATTGAACTGAAGAATTTGAAGTTATTGAAATGGTTGACACAGTCAGTTTTTAAGTCTCGTCTCATTATTTGGGTAAGTTAAGA
This region of Bradysia coprophila strain Holo2 chromosome IV, BU_Bcop_v1, whole genome shotgun sequence genomic DNA includes:
- the LOC119066612 gene encoding uncharacterized PE-PGRS family protein PE_PGRS46-like, translated to MSGSLLVLFLAISGIYITSSDAACSQVCASGAAINGLNAGIGSNAAGGAGINGVNGLVGCPGCPGGKGGNGDGSGAGGAGGSGGIGGAGSSSPGFSGGAGGNGGSSGLNAGAGGAGGNGGVGGIGQPTGSAGGVGGVGGKGGCAQAPNAGAAGTGGSGGVGGAATGTNFNGGKGGVGGKGGPGAVAGKAGGAGGAGGAGGAATGTGTAGSCAKGGQGGNGCIGAFGGAGGAAGGPLCTVGNAGTRSSSCSCA